From Oreochromis niloticus isolate F11D_XX linkage group LG1, O_niloticus_UMD_NMBU, whole genome shotgun sequence, a single genomic window includes:
- the usp10 gene encoding ubiquitin carboxyl-terminal hydrolase 10 isoform X1 — MASYSNQYIFGEFSPDEINQFFVTPRCYVELPPFNDKVQCVTQSSGSYCTPAVPFIMESMGLQVCGEDYQHIEFGVDEVMDSKAVGGNDPLYKVSSTLNPQAPEFILGCQPAQKAQQTASPAADVPDGAHFNSLDGPDSEASALDNHQPCPDMDGLPGNLGQRERKKKKKRPPGYYNYLEPSTGSNSSSTSTADGTPVTALVNGHALSGPHHSTEDVDSKALSGAELSTPGPASTATPTAAVAAAKCAPTSTANQRTSDSPDDSSLDLASGAASLSDGNNATSPCSSSSQSRGMTEGPRTADQQPDHLAPQSPELSDTPHSPLSKSPLPTSAAVISVITSITTTELEGGEMADNGVANGLAESTTPVSADGHKEDIESGDQVQQVIPESAAQSVVTEQAHSPATPAAPTANLPKSWASLFHNSKPLPGGPQAFVEVKNVVEAVSPSVAVPEQPEKVGEVKEGPVHVSEDPMAPKLAELIENVKLIHKPVSLQPRGLINKGNWCYINATLQALIACPPMYHLMKSIPLHNETQRPCTSTPMIDNFVRLVNEFNNMPVPSKAKQQAVGDKVTKDIRPGAPFEPTYIYKLLTLIKSSLSEKGRQEDAEEYLGFTLNGLHEEMLALKKLISPQEEKAPTPNGPESEPGVEEDGADKEEEGSEDEWEQVGPRNKTSITRQADFVRTPITDIFGGHIRSVVYQQNSKESATLQPFFTLQLDIQSDKIRTVQEALETLVARESVQGYTSKTKQEIEISRRVTLEELPPVLVLHLKRFVFEKSGGCQKLTKNIDYPVDLEISKDLLSSGVRSKVVKGQRTYRLFAVVYHHGNSATGGHYTTDVFHIGLNGWLRIDDQTVKVINQYQVVKQTAERTAYLLYYRRVDLL, encoded by the exons ATGGCTTCTTACAGCAACCAG TACATCTTTGGGGAATTCAGCCCTGATGAGATCAATCAGTTTTTTGTGACTCCACGATGTTATGTTGAG CTTCCTCCGTTCAATGACAAAGTCCAGTGTGTCACTCAGTCTTCTG GATCTTACTGCACTCCTGCTGTACCTTTTATTATGGAGTCTATGGGACTGCAGGTTTGCG GAGAAGACTATCAGCACATTGAGTTTGGTGTTGACGAGGTGATGGATTCCAAGGCTGTTGGGGGCAATGATCCTTTATACAAGGTGTCGAGTACCCTAAACCCACAGGCTCCTGAGTTCATCCTGGGCTGCCAGCCGGCCCAGAAAGCTCAACAGACAGCTTCTCCAGCAGCTGATGTCCCTGACGGGGCACACTTCAACTCACTGGATGGACCTGACTCGGAGGCCTCAGCCCTGGACAATCACCAGCCATGTCCAGACATGGATGGACTCCCTGGTAACCTGGGACAGAGAGagcgaaagaaaaagaaaaaacgacCGCCTGGGTACTACAATTACCTGGAACCGTCAActggcagcaacagcagcagcaccagtaCAGCGGATGGGACACCTGTGACAGCACTGGTGAACGGACATGCACTCAGTGGCCCACACCACAGTACTGAGGATGTGGACAGTAAGGCATTGTCAGGGGCTGAACTTTCCACCCCGGGACCCGCCTCCACAGCAACACCAACAGCTGCTGTGGCAGCAGCCAAGTGTGcccccacatccactgccaatCAGAGGACTAGTGATAGCCCTGATGACTCTTCTTTGGACTTAGCAAGTGGAGCTGCCTCTTTATCAGATGGCAACAATGCAACTTCCCCCTGTTCATCCTCCTCTCAAAGCAGAGGGATGACAGAGGGACCAAGGACTGCAGATCAGCAGCCAGATCATTTGGCTCCACAGAGCCCTGAACTTTCAGATACTCCACATAGCCCACTCTCCAAATCACCTCTTCCTACTTCAGCTGCTGTCATCTCTGTCATCACTTCCATTACGACTACTGAACTAGAGGGAGGAGAGATGGCAGACAATGGGGTGGCAAATGGGCTAGCAGAGTCTACCACTCCTGTCAGTGCAGATGGACACAAAGAGGACATTGAGAGTGGGGACCAGGTTCAGCAGGTCATCCCAGAGTCAGCTGCCCAGTCAGTAGTGACAGAGCAGGCACATTCACCTGCCACTCCAGCTGCACCTACTGCCAATCTTCCGAAATCCTGGGCTAGCCTCTTTCACAATTCCAAGCCTCTACCTGGTGGCCCTCAGGCATTTGTGGAGGTAAAGAATGTTGTGGAAGCAGTATCTCCCTCTGTCGCTGTGCCAGAGCAGCCTGAGAAAGTTGGGGAAGTAAAAGAAGGTCCTGTCCATGTATCTGAGGATCCTATGGCCCCTAAACTTGCAG AACTTATTGAGAATGTGAAGTTGATACATAAACCAGTGTCTTTGCAGCCGAGAGGACTGATCAACAAGGGAAACTGGTGCTATATCAACGCT ACTCTACAGGCCCTGATTGCCTGCCCTCCCATGTATCACCTGATGAAGTCCATTCCTCTGCACAATGAAACGCAGAGACCATGCACCTCCACACCCATGATAGACAACTT TGTAAGACTGGTGAACGAGTTCAACAATATGCCCGTGCCATCTAAAGCCAAACAGCAGG CTGTTGGAGATAAGGTCACAAAAGACATCCGACCTGGTGCACCTTTTGAACCAACTTACATTTACAAACTCCTCACTCTCATCAAATCAAGTCTTTCTGAGAAG GGTCGACAAGAGGACGCGGAGGAGTATCTTGGGTTCACGCTCAATGGATTGCATGAGGAGATGCTAGCATTGAAGAAACTAATCTCGCCTCAGGAAGAGA aaGCTCCCACACCTAATGGACCAGAGTCCGAGCCAGGCGTGGAGGAGGATGGTGCTGATAAGGAGGAGGAAGGTAGTGAGGATGAgtgggagcaagtgggtccccgaaACAAGACGTCGATCACTCGCCAAGCTGACTTTGTCCGCACACCCATCACTGATATCTTTGGTGGACACATCAG ATCGGTGGTGTATCAGCAAAACTCTAAAGAGTCGGCCACTCTGCAGCCATTCTTTACCCTGCAGCTGGACATCCAGTCAGACAAGATCCGCACTGTCCAGGAGGCTCTCGAAACCTTGGTGGCTCGAGAGTCAGTCCAGGGCTACACTTCTAAAACCAAGCAAGAG ATTGAGATAAGCCGAAGGGTTACTCTAGAAGAGCTGCCCCCTGTGCTGGTGCTCCATCTCaagagatttgtttttgaaaagtctggAGGCTGCCAGAAACTGACAAAGAATATTGATTACCCCGTTGACTTGGAAATCAGCAAAG ATCTTTTGTCCTCTGGAGTGCGAAGCAAAGTTGTGAAAGGCCAAAGAACTTACAGGCTCTTTGcag
- the usp10 gene encoding ubiquitin carboxyl-terminal hydrolase 10 isoform X2 — MASYSNQYIFGEFSPDEINQFFVTPRCYVELPPFNDKVQCVTQSSGEDYQHIEFGVDEVMDSKAVGGNDPLYKVSSTLNPQAPEFILGCQPAQKAQQTASPAADVPDGAHFNSLDGPDSEASALDNHQPCPDMDGLPGNLGQRERKKKKKRPPGYYNYLEPSTGSNSSSTSTADGTPVTALVNGHALSGPHHSTEDVDSKALSGAELSTPGPASTATPTAAVAAAKCAPTSTANQRTSDSPDDSSLDLASGAASLSDGNNATSPCSSSSQSRGMTEGPRTADQQPDHLAPQSPELSDTPHSPLSKSPLPTSAAVISVITSITTTELEGGEMADNGVANGLAESTTPVSADGHKEDIESGDQVQQVIPESAAQSVVTEQAHSPATPAAPTANLPKSWASLFHNSKPLPGGPQAFVEVKNVVEAVSPSVAVPEQPEKVGEVKEGPVHVSEDPMAPKLAELIENVKLIHKPVSLQPRGLINKGNWCYINATLQALIACPPMYHLMKSIPLHNETQRPCTSTPMIDNFVRLVNEFNNMPVPSKAKQQAVGDKVTKDIRPGAPFEPTYIYKLLTLIKSSLSEKGRQEDAEEYLGFTLNGLHEEMLALKKLISPQEEKAPTPNGPESEPGVEEDGADKEEEGSEDEWEQVGPRNKTSITRQADFVRTPITDIFGGHIRSVVYQQNSKESATLQPFFTLQLDIQSDKIRTVQEALETLVARESVQGYTSKTKQEIEISRRVTLEELPPVLVLHLKRFVFEKSGGCQKLTKNIDYPVDLEISKDLLSSGVRSKVVKGQRTYRLFAVVYHHGNSATGGHYTTDVFHIGLNGWLRIDDQTVKVINQYQVVKQTAERTAYLLYYRRVDLL; from the exons ATGGCTTCTTACAGCAACCAG TACATCTTTGGGGAATTCAGCCCTGATGAGATCAATCAGTTTTTTGTGACTCCACGATGTTATGTTGAG CTTCCTCCGTTCAATGACAAAGTCCAGTGTGTCACTCAGTCTTCTG GAGAAGACTATCAGCACATTGAGTTTGGTGTTGACGAGGTGATGGATTCCAAGGCTGTTGGGGGCAATGATCCTTTATACAAGGTGTCGAGTACCCTAAACCCACAGGCTCCTGAGTTCATCCTGGGCTGCCAGCCGGCCCAGAAAGCTCAACAGACAGCTTCTCCAGCAGCTGATGTCCCTGACGGGGCACACTTCAACTCACTGGATGGACCTGACTCGGAGGCCTCAGCCCTGGACAATCACCAGCCATGTCCAGACATGGATGGACTCCCTGGTAACCTGGGACAGAGAGagcgaaagaaaaagaaaaaacgacCGCCTGGGTACTACAATTACCTGGAACCGTCAActggcagcaacagcagcagcaccagtaCAGCGGATGGGACACCTGTGACAGCACTGGTGAACGGACATGCACTCAGTGGCCCACACCACAGTACTGAGGATGTGGACAGTAAGGCATTGTCAGGGGCTGAACTTTCCACCCCGGGACCCGCCTCCACAGCAACACCAACAGCTGCTGTGGCAGCAGCCAAGTGTGcccccacatccactgccaatCAGAGGACTAGTGATAGCCCTGATGACTCTTCTTTGGACTTAGCAAGTGGAGCTGCCTCTTTATCAGATGGCAACAATGCAACTTCCCCCTGTTCATCCTCCTCTCAAAGCAGAGGGATGACAGAGGGACCAAGGACTGCAGATCAGCAGCCAGATCATTTGGCTCCACAGAGCCCTGAACTTTCAGATACTCCACATAGCCCACTCTCCAAATCACCTCTTCCTACTTCAGCTGCTGTCATCTCTGTCATCACTTCCATTACGACTACTGAACTAGAGGGAGGAGAGATGGCAGACAATGGGGTGGCAAATGGGCTAGCAGAGTCTACCACTCCTGTCAGTGCAGATGGACACAAAGAGGACATTGAGAGTGGGGACCAGGTTCAGCAGGTCATCCCAGAGTCAGCTGCCCAGTCAGTAGTGACAGAGCAGGCACATTCACCTGCCACTCCAGCTGCACCTACTGCCAATCTTCCGAAATCCTGGGCTAGCCTCTTTCACAATTCCAAGCCTCTACCTGGTGGCCCTCAGGCATTTGTGGAGGTAAAGAATGTTGTGGAAGCAGTATCTCCCTCTGTCGCTGTGCCAGAGCAGCCTGAGAAAGTTGGGGAAGTAAAAGAAGGTCCTGTCCATGTATCTGAGGATCCTATGGCCCCTAAACTTGCAG AACTTATTGAGAATGTGAAGTTGATACATAAACCAGTGTCTTTGCAGCCGAGAGGACTGATCAACAAGGGAAACTGGTGCTATATCAACGCT ACTCTACAGGCCCTGATTGCCTGCCCTCCCATGTATCACCTGATGAAGTCCATTCCTCTGCACAATGAAACGCAGAGACCATGCACCTCCACACCCATGATAGACAACTT TGTAAGACTGGTGAACGAGTTCAACAATATGCCCGTGCCATCTAAAGCCAAACAGCAGG CTGTTGGAGATAAGGTCACAAAAGACATCCGACCTGGTGCACCTTTTGAACCAACTTACATTTACAAACTCCTCACTCTCATCAAATCAAGTCTTTCTGAGAAG GGTCGACAAGAGGACGCGGAGGAGTATCTTGGGTTCACGCTCAATGGATTGCATGAGGAGATGCTAGCATTGAAGAAACTAATCTCGCCTCAGGAAGAGA aaGCTCCCACACCTAATGGACCAGAGTCCGAGCCAGGCGTGGAGGAGGATGGTGCTGATAAGGAGGAGGAAGGTAGTGAGGATGAgtgggagcaagtgggtccccgaaACAAGACGTCGATCACTCGCCAAGCTGACTTTGTCCGCACACCCATCACTGATATCTTTGGTGGACACATCAG ATCGGTGGTGTATCAGCAAAACTCTAAAGAGTCGGCCACTCTGCAGCCATTCTTTACCCTGCAGCTGGACATCCAGTCAGACAAGATCCGCACTGTCCAGGAGGCTCTCGAAACCTTGGTGGCTCGAGAGTCAGTCCAGGGCTACACTTCTAAAACCAAGCAAGAG ATTGAGATAAGCCGAAGGGTTACTCTAGAAGAGCTGCCCCCTGTGCTGGTGCTCCATCTCaagagatttgtttttgaaaagtctggAGGCTGCCAGAAACTGACAAAGAATATTGATTACCCCGTTGACTTGGAAATCAGCAAAG ATCTTTTGTCCTCTGGAGTGCGAAGCAAAGTTGTGAAAGGCCAAAGAACTTACAGGCTCTTTGcag
- the marveld3 gene encoding MARVEL domain-containing protein 3, with protein MPERGRRDQSDDYKSGDKRYTHNRDYSGYDAEERGTAGDRRAGENRQRDMTTASHRHEGTSRRPRETSGDLSEMEYYEPQPKPALYNFRYILSSRGICQIAEVFVNLLIIICAGVPYSNDGGYRDLASLGGLYSYYYGGASAFTGADAKRVQELDRLFHELKRPPYVYAMAAGGIVMIYAFAMLGLGIFRVPFRCPPVLLVEAVLSFLIGLGYIPGIAIYFVKLKEIYDNPICKEREQMYRSKGHQGFDCKYNGADIAEGLFGVLGVAVFIFGAVLAIRAFRSVRELKKQRTNEDDHF; from the exons ATGCCAGAGAGGGGAAGACGCGATCAGAGTGATGACTACAAAAGCGGGGATAAGCGCTATACACACAATCGAGACTACTCTGGGTATGACGCCGAGGAGAGGGGCACTGCAGGTGACAGGAGGGCCGGGGAAAACAGACAGAGGGATATGACAACTGCCTCTCACAGACATGAAGGAACCTCAAGACG GCCCAGAGAGACTTCAGGGGATCTCTCTGAGATGGAGTATTACGAACCACAACCGAAGCCAGCGCTTTACAATTTCAGATACATATTAAGCAGCAGAG GTATCTGCCAGATTgcagaagtgtttgtgaacctGCTTATCATAATCTGTGCCGGGGTGCCTTACAGCAACGATGGGGGTTACCGTGACCTGGCCAGCCTCGGTGGATTATACTCTTATTACTACGGTGGTGCCAGTGCCTTCACTGGAGCCGATGCAAAGAGAGTGCAGGAGCTAGACCGGCTCTTCCATGAGCTTAAGCGGCCTCCATACGTCTACGCCATGGCGGCTGGTGGAATTGTAATGATCTACGCTTTTGCCATGCTGGGCCTGGGGATTTTCAGAGTCCCTTTCCGCTGTCctcctgtgctgctggttgAGGCTGTGCTGAGTTTCCTGATCGGTCTGGGGTACATCCCAGGAATTGCCATCTATTTTGTCAAGCTGAAGGAAATCTACGACAACCCCATCTGTAAGGAGAGAGAGCAGATGTACAGGAGCAAAGGGCACCAAGGGTTTGATTGCAAGTACAATGGTGCAGACATTGCAGAGGGACTGTTTGGGGTCTTGGGGGTGGCTGTTTTCATCTTTGGTGCAGTGTTAGCTATCAGAGCTTTCAGGTCAGTGCGAGAGCTGAAAAAGCAAAGAACAAACGAGGATGATCATTTTTAA